In Rhodococcus rhodochrous, a single genomic region encodes these proteins:
- a CDS encoding iron-containing alcohol dehydrogenase, translating into MAVVMPGHQNTTHPRASATPRDDHPASGPTLVKFHAPEIVFGEGSLVEAAHAAVRLGGVRPMLVTDPGLIEAGWVDELLQHLRDQGVDATVWAGLTPNPKDHEVAAGHELYRSQGCDVLVALGGGSVIDAAKGVAILAANGGNILDYEGVDRAPLPIPPMVMVPSTSGTGADVSQFCVVTDTARGSKITIIGRSLVPDLTVIDPRLLTTMPDDLNAATGLDALTHGIEAFVSRAHNPLTDHHALRAVGMVTGTLVRTIDDPTYMPARATMAQASLEAGLAFTNAILGAAHAMSHQVGGLLDLPHGVINGVLLPHVIRFNGADDPEPFVQIAATLGLEEARGAAPEAVEAVASRIDALARQVGVPRGLRQLGVREEDLPRLAEGALRDACMSTNPRTATRDQMIELFRTAL; encoded by the coding sequence GTGGCCGTCGTCATGCCGGGACACCAGAACACGACCCATCCCCGTGCTTCCGCGACCCCTCGGGACGACCACCCCGCTTCGGGGCCGACCCTGGTCAAGTTCCACGCCCCCGAGATCGTCTTCGGGGAGGGCTCGCTCGTCGAAGCGGCCCACGCCGCGGTCCGGCTCGGCGGTGTCCGCCCCATGCTCGTCACCGACCCGGGGCTGATCGAGGCCGGCTGGGTCGACGAACTCCTGCAGCACCTGCGTGACCAGGGGGTCGACGCCACCGTGTGGGCCGGTCTCACCCCCAACCCCAAGGACCACGAGGTCGCGGCCGGCCACGAGCTGTACCGGTCGCAGGGCTGCGACGTCCTCGTCGCGCTGGGCGGTGGCTCGGTGATCGACGCTGCGAAGGGTGTCGCGATCCTCGCCGCCAACGGCGGCAACATCCTCGACTACGAGGGCGTCGACCGAGCGCCGTTGCCCATCCCGCCGATGGTCATGGTGCCGTCGACGTCCGGGACGGGAGCCGACGTCTCCCAGTTCTGCGTGGTCACCGACACCGCGCGCGGTAGCAAGATCACCATCATCGGCCGGTCGCTCGTCCCCGACCTCACGGTGATCGATCCGCGACTGCTCACCACCATGCCCGACGACCTCAACGCCGCCACCGGACTCGACGCACTCACCCACGGCATCGAGGCGTTCGTCTCCCGCGCCCACAACCCCCTCACCGACCATCACGCACTGCGGGCGGTCGGCATGGTCACCGGCACGCTCGTGCGCACGATCGACGACCCGACCTACATGCCCGCTCGCGCCACCATGGCCCAGGCCAGTCTCGAGGCCGGACTCGCGTTCACCAACGCGATCCTCGGTGCCGCCCACGCGATGAGCCATCAGGTCGGCGGTCTGCTCGACCTGCCGCACGGGGTCATCAACGGGGTGCTGCTGCCGCACGTCATCCGGTTCAACGGTGCAGACGATCCCGAGCCGTTCGTCCAGATCGCCGCGACCCTCGGTCTGGAGGAGGCGCGCGGTGCCGCGCCCGAGGCCGTCGAGGCCGTCGCGTCGCGCATCGACGCCCTCGCCCGCCAGGTGGGCGTGCCGCGCGGACTGCGCCAACTCGGTGTGCGGGAGGAAGACCTGCCGCGACTCGCCGAGGGAGCACTGCGCGACGCGTGCATGTCGACGAATCCGCGCACCGCGACCCGCGACCAGATGATCGAGTTGTTCCGGACGGCGCTGTGA
- a CDS encoding ArsR/SmtB family transcription factor, whose product MYDDETDDTALDLAFAALTDPVRRRIVARLSRGPATVTELAEPFAITTQAISKHIRVLEHAGLVTRTRDAQRRPVHLNPARLEMLTSWIDRYRLVKEQQFRGLDAVLTREAAPDRPRGA is encoded by the coding sequence GTGTACGACGACGAGACGGACGACACCGCGCTCGACCTGGCGTTCGCTGCCCTGACCGATCCGGTCCGCCGCCGCATCGTCGCCCGGCTCAGCCGGGGCCCGGCCACGGTCACCGAACTCGCGGAACCCTTCGCGATCACCACACAGGCGATCTCGAAACACATTCGGGTGCTCGAACACGCAGGGCTCGTCACGCGCACGCGCGACGCCCAGCGCCGGCCCGTCCACCTGAACCCCGCACGGCTGGAGATGCTGACCTCCTGGATCGACCGCTACCGGTTGGTGAAGGAGCAGCAGTTCCGCGGTCTCGACGCCGTGCTGACCCGGGAAGCGGCCCCCGATCGTCCACGGGGTGCGTAG
- a CDS encoding SRPBCC family protein, with protein MSSNAVTLSIPEGVPFIDYEREFDFPLEDVFRAHKDPDLVAQWLGPRGMEMKIEEYDLRTGGSYRYEHSDDGGSYRFAGVFHTVRENELIVQTFEYLGFPDVVSLETLTFVDLGNGRCKLVGHSVYPSQEARDGMAESGMETGLTEGFERLEELLTGSATR; from the coding sequence ATGAGCAGCAATGCAGTCACCCTCTCGATCCCCGAGGGCGTCCCCTTCATCGACTACGAGCGGGAGTTCGACTTCCCCCTCGAGGACGTCTTCCGCGCCCACAAGGATCCCGATCTCGTCGCGCAGTGGCTCGGCCCGCGCGGCATGGAGATGAAGATCGAGGAGTACGACCTCCGCACCGGCGGTTCGTACCGCTACGAACACTCCGACGACGGCGGCAGCTACCGCTTCGCGGGTGTCTTCCACACCGTGCGCGAGAACGAGCTCATCGTCCAGACCTTCGAATATCTCGGATTCCCGGATGTGGTGAGCCTCGAGACGCTCACCTTCGTCGACCTCGGGAACGGCCGCTGCAAGCTGGTCGGCCATTCCGTGTACCCGAGCCAGGAGGCCCGCGACGGCATGGCGGAATCGGGTATGGAGACCGGCCTGACCGAGGGCTTCGAACGACTCGAGGAACTGCTGACCGGGTCCGCGACGCGGTGA
- the madC gene encoding MadC family VWA domain-containing protein: MLLRRHGVAASPAESIEVRRVLDMVPARERDSLRACLRAVCAKYPHERAGFERAFDELFGAVDAAVAASGGGPARAQFAESLPAALEIGDDPSIARYAEYNERAAEVGDHFDTPEARKGFNPHKDDDDVSMTSSDADLSVDTDADSGRRGVTYTVDVENAATTTVGDLSGEPGAAVVGSLSWDDPASILAWLDAYDPHRTYGGEVLDEPLSASQLARLVDAVEAFVASLAAAVPGTEGVEAPESHDAAGIDRAEIELACHEVLRRMRGPVRPHPRERTRGRLDMRRTARAGMRTDGVPFRLVVRAPRPDRVRLLVLADVSLSVRPITAFTLRLAQAMHGRAHRCRVVAFVDRPVDVTTQLLAAGGDGALAAVLAHPAVDLEASSDYGRMFDELLTEHSGSIDGRTSVLVVGDGRCNGLPPRTDRLEELRRRVHRLAWITPEPERYWPQATCAMPDYAELCDEVVVARDGAQLLARAAELGHALR; the protein is encoded by the coding sequence ATGCTCCTGCGACGCCACGGTGTCGCGGCGTCACCCGCCGAGAGCATCGAGGTGCGCCGGGTGCTCGACATGGTCCCCGCCCGCGAGCGGGATTCGCTGCGCGCGTGCCTGCGGGCGGTGTGCGCCAAGTACCCGCACGAGAGGGCCGGTTTCGAGCGCGCCTTCGACGAGTTGTTCGGTGCGGTCGACGCCGCCGTCGCCGCGAGCGGCGGCGGTCCCGCCCGCGCGCAGTTCGCCGAGTCCCTGCCGGCGGCACTCGAGATCGGCGACGACCCGAGCATCGCGCGCTACGCCGAGTACAACGAACGCGCAGCCGAGGTCGGCGACCACTTCGACACCCCGGAGGCCCGCAAGGGATTCAACCCGCACAAGGACGACGACGATGTGTCGATGACGTCGTCCGACGCCGATCTGTCGGTGGACACGGATGCGGACTCGGGCCGTCGCGGCGTCACCTACACCGTCGACGTCGAGAACGCGGCGACCACGACGGTGGGTGATCTGTCCGGTGAACCGGGGGCCGCGGTCGTCGGATCGTTGTCGTGGGACGACCCGGCGTCGATCCTCGCGTGGCTCGACGCCTACGACCCGCACCGCACGTACGGGGGAGAGGTCCTCGACGAACCTCTCTCCGCCTCACAGCTCGCGCGACTCGTGGACGCGGTCGAGGCATTCGTGGCCTCGCTCGCCGCCGCGGTGCCGGGGACCGAAGGCGTCGAGGCACCCGAATCACACGACGCCGCCGGCATCGACCGTGCCGAGATCGAGCTCGCATGCCACGAGGTGCTGCGCCGCATGCGCGGACCGGTCCGGCCCCATCCGCGTGAGCGGACTCGCGGACGGCTCGACATGCGTAGGACCGCCCGAGCGGGGATGCGGACCGACGGGGTGCCCTTCCGGCTCGTCGTCCGCGCGCCCCGCCCCGACCGGGTGCGGCTGCTCGTCCTCGCCGACGTCTCGCTGTCGGTCCGTCCGATCACCGCGTTCACGCTCCGGCTCGCCCAGGCGATGCACGGGCGGGCGCACCGGTGCCGGGTGGTCGCCTTCGTCGATCGTCCGGTGGACGTGACGACGCAGTTGCTCGCTGCCGGCGGTGACGGTGCTCTGGCCGCCGTACTCGCCCATCCCGCAGTCGATCTCGAAGCGAGTAGCGACTACGGCCGGATGTTCGACGAACTGCTCACCGAGCACTCCGGATCGATCGACGGCCGGACGTCGGTGCTGGTCGTGGGGGACGGGCGCTGCAACGGCCTGCCCCCGCGCACCGATCGGCTCGAGGAACTCCGTCGCCGCGTGCACCGCCTCGCGTGGATCACGCCCGAACCCGAGCGGTACTGGCCGCAGGCGACCTGCGCGATGCCCGATTACGCCGAACTGTGCGACGAGGTGGTCGTCGCCCGCGACGGCGCGCAACTGCTCGCGCGCGCCGCCGAACTCGGCCACGCCCTGCGGTGA
- a CDS encoding MadB family AAA-type ATPase, which yields MTPFASGAELKDALRRHDYIADDEFATVVHLATALERPLLLEGPAGVGKTELAKALAAVGDRKLVRLQCYEGLDDSRALYEWDYAKQLLHVQMLRDRIGELLAGHAELADASKFLAQQDFGLYSEAFLSVRPLLEAVLSEEPVVLLVDEVDRTEESMEALLLEVLAERQVTIPEVGTFTARSIPWVILTSNDTRELSPALKRRCLHYHVGYPTPEREREIVTARVPDVRPGTAHQIVDLSRTLRDLPLRKSPSISEVIDAARAATVMGHDADDPDSLGGMRDVLLATLLKYTGDVDLAKTRLGGAAPATATSEPDMSEASAPEPVPSHERVTVASRPANTTTSVFRGRGGGGRDAAGSGLRG from the coding sequence ATGACCCCGTTCGCCTCGGGCGCCGAGTTGAAGGATGCGCTGCGCCGGCACGACTACATCGCCGACGACGAGTTCGCGACCGTCGTGCACCTCGCCACCGCACTCGAGCGGCCTCTGCTGCTCGAAGGCCCCGCCGGGGTCGGCAAGACCGAACTGGCCAAGGCGCTCGCCGCCGTCGGCGACCGGAAACTGGTGCGACTGCAGTGCTACGAAGGGCTCGACGACAGCCGCGCCCTGTACGAGTGGGACTACGCCAAACAGCTGCTGCACGTGCAGATGCTGCGCGACCGCATCGGCGAACTGCTCGCCGGTCACGCCGAACTCGCGGACGCGTCGAAGTTCCTCGCGCAGCAGGACTTCGGTCTGTACTCGGAGGCATTCCTCTCGGTCCGGCCGCTACTCGAGGCCGTGCTCTCGGAAGAGCCGGTGGTCCTGCTCGTCGACGAGGTGGACCGCACCGAGGAGTCCATGGAGGCTCTGCTGCTCGAGGTGCTCGCCGAGCGGCAGGTGACGATCCCCGAGGTCGGCACGTTCACGGCCCGGTCCATACCCTGGGTGATCCTGACCTCCAACGACACTCGCGAGTTGTCACCCGCGCTCAAGCGGCGCTGCCTGCACTACCACGTCGGGTACCCGACACCCGAACGTGAACGCGAGATCGTCACCGCGCGGGTCCCGGACGTGCGCCCGGGAACGGCCCACCAGATCGTCGATCTGTCCCGGACCCTGCGCGATCTGCCGCTGCGCAAGAGCCCCTCGATCTCGGAGGTCATCGACGCCGCGCGCGCAGCGACGGTGATGGGACACGACGCCGACGACCCGGATTCGCTGGGCGGCATGCGCGACGTGCTGTTGGCGACCCTGCTCAAGTACACCGGCGACGTCGACCTCGCGAAGACGCGGCTCGGCGGTGCGGCACCGGCAACCGCGACGTCCGAACCGGATATGTCCGAAGCGAGTGCACCCGAACCTGTTCCGTCGCACGAACGTGTGACGGTCGCATCACGCCCGGCGAACACCACGACCTCCGTCTTCCGGGGACGCGGTGGTGGCGGTCGCGATGCCGCGGGCAGCGGACTGCGGGGGTGA
- the mdo gene encoding NDMA-dependent methanol dehydrogenase (This methanol dehydrogenase is considered a nicotinoprotein, since its NADP cofactor remains is not dissociable, but instead remains permanently bound. A member of this family has been shown to act as a formaldehyde dismutase, able to convert two molecules of formaldehyde (plus one water molecule) into one of methanol and one of formate, with no net change in its redox state. More recently, it was shown in Mycobacterium smegmatis that this enzyme is critical to ethanol utilization, for which the biosynthesis of the cofactor-like electron carrier mycofactocin is also required.), translating into MAIELNQIWDFPIKEFHPFPRALMGVGAHDILGVEAKNLGFKRALLMTTGLRGSGIIEELIGKIEYQGVEVVLYDKVESNPKDYNVMEAAALYQKEKCDSIISVGGGSSHDAAKGARVVIAHDGRNINEFEGFAKSTNKENPPHIAVSTTAGTGSETSWAYVITDTSDMDHPHKWVGFDEATIVTLAIDDPLLYYSCPQHFTAYCGFDVLAHGSEPYVSRLDFAPSLGNALYSIELVSKNLREAVFEPRNLKAREGMMNAQYIAAQAFNSGGLGIVHSISHAVSAFFDSHHGLNNAIALPRVWEYNLPSRYEQYARIATAMGVDTRNMTTVQAADAAVEAAIRLAKDVGIPDNFGQVRTDSYEKNQMNTKKYAGRGDTIRGDEKTVRAISEHIQDDWCTPGNPREVTVDSMIPVVDHCINRSY; encoded by the coding sequence ATGGCAATCGAGCTCAATCAGATCTGGGACTTCCCGATCAAGGAATTCCATCCCTTCCCCCGCGCGCTGATGGGCGTCGGTGCCCACGACATCCTCGGCGTCGAGGCGAAGAACCTCGGTTTCAAGCGCGCCCTGCTGATGACCACCGGCCTGCGCGGATCGGGGATCATCGAGGAGCTCATCGGCAAGATCGAGTACCAGGGCGTCGAGGTCGTCCTCTACGACAAGGTCGAGTCCAACCCCAAGGACTACAACGTCATGGAGGCCGCGGCGCTCTACCAGAAGGAGAAGTGCGACTCGATCATCTCCGTCGGCGGCGGATCGAGCCACGACGCCGCCAAGGGCGCGCGCGTCGTGATCGCCCACGACGGCCGCAACATCAACGAGTTCGAAGGCTTCGCGAAGTCCACCAACAAGGAGAACCCGCCGCACATCGCCGTCTCCACGACCGCCGGCACCGGCTCCGAGACGTCCTGGGCGTACGTCATCACCGACACCTCCGACATGGACCACCCGCACAAGTGGGTCGGCTTCGACGAGGCCACGATCGTCACCCTCGCGATCGACGACCCGCTGCTCTACTACAGCTGCCCCCAGCACTTCACCGCCTACTGCGGCTTCGACGTCCTCGCCCACGGCTCCGAGCCGTACGTCTCCCGGCTGGACTTCGCCCCGTCGCTCGGCAACGCCCTGTACTCGATCGAACTCGTCTCGAAGAACCTGCGCGAGGCCGTCTTCGAACCGCGCAACCTCAAGGCCCGCGAAGGCATGATGAACGCCCAGTACATCGCCGCGCAGGCCTTCAACTCCGGCGGCCTCGGCATCGTGCACTCCATCTCGCACGCCGTCTCCGCCTTCTTCGACAGCCACCACGGCCTCAACAACGCCATCGCTCTGCCCCGCGTGTGGGAGTACAACCTGCCCTCCCGCTACGAGCAGTACGCCCGCATCGCCACCGCGATGGGCGTGGACACCCGCAACATGACCACCGTCCAGGCCGCCGACGCAGCGGTCGAAGCGGCGATCCGTCTCGCGAAGGACGTCGGCATCCCCGACAACTTCGGTCAGGTGCGCACCGACTCGTACGAGAAGAACCAGATGAACACCAAGAAGTACGCGGGTCGCGGAGACACGATCCGCGGCGACGAGAAGACCGTCCGCGCCATCTCCGAGCACATCCAGGACGACTGGTGCACCCCGGGCAACCCCCGTGAGGTCACGGTCGACTCGATGATCCCGGTCGTCGACCACTGCATCAACCGGTCCTACTGA
- a CDS encoding ferredoxin--NADP reductase, whose product MTTVEVPHGSRSVILTVSAVVEETADTRSIVFAVPDELRDKFAYRPGQFLTLRIPSDRTGSVARCYSLASSPFTDDAPKVTVKRTSDGYGSNWLCDNIAAGQTLEVLPPAGVFTPKSLDHDFLLFGAGSGITPVISILKSALTQGGGKVVLVYANRDEKSVIFAEELRALAEKYPTRLTVVHWLESVQGLPTADQLAAIAAPYESYEAFMCGPGPFMDTVHQALNTVGMPRARVHAEVFNSLSGDPFADQAPVEVSDEDAADAATVEVELDGEVHKLSWPRKQTLVDIMLAKGIDVPYSCQEGECGSCACTVLEGKVEMENCDVLDPEDIEAGYILGCQARPVTDHLKIEF is encoded by the coding sequence ATGACGACTGTCGAGGTGCCCCACGGCTCACGCTCGGTGATCCTCACCGTGTCCGCCGTCGTCGAGGAGACCGCCGACACGCGGTCGATCGTGTTCGCCGTCCCGGACGAGCTGCGCGACAAATTCGCCTACCGGCCCGGCCAGTTCCTCACCCTGCGCATCCCGAGCGACCGGACGGGCTCGGTGGCCCGCTGCTACTCGCTCGCGAGCTCGCCGTTCACCGACGACGCCCCCAAGGTCACCGTCAAGCGCACCTCCGACGGCTACGGATCCAACTGGCTGTGCGACAACATCGCGGCCGGACAGACCCTCGAGGTGCTGCCTCCCGCGGGCGTCTTCACCCCGAAGTCGCTCGACCACGACTTCCTGCTGTTCGGCGCCGGCAGCGGCATCACCCCGGTGATCTCGATCCTCAAGTCCGCGCTCACCCAGGGCGGCGGCAAGGTGGTGCTGGTCTACGCCAACCGCGACGAGAAGTCCGTCATCTTCGCCGAGGAGCTGCGGGCGCTCGCGGAGAAGTACCCGACGCGCCTGACCGTCGTGCACTGGCTCGAGTCCGTGCAGGGTCTGCCCACGGCCGACCAGCTCGCGGCGATCGCAGCGCCCTACGAGTCGTACGAGGCGTTCATGTGCGGTCCCGGACCGTTCATGGACACGGTCCACCAGGCCCTGAACACCGTGGGCATGCCCCGCGCCCGCGTGCACGCCGAGGTCTTCAACTCACTGTCGGGCGACCCGTTCGCCGACCAGGCGCCGGTCGAGGTCAGCGACGAGGACGCCGCCGACGCCGCGACCGTCGAGGTCGAGCTCGACGGCGAGGTCCACAAGCTGTCGTGGCCGCGCAAGCAGACCCTCGTCGACATCATGCTCGCGAAGGGCATCGATGTGCCGTATTCGTGCCAGGAGGGCGAATGCGGGTCGTGCGCGTGCACCGTGCTCGAGGGCAAGGTCGAGATGGAGAACTGCGACGTGCTCGACCCCGAGGACATCGAGGCTGGCTACATCCTCGGTTGCCAGGCCCGGCCGGTGACCGACCACCTCAAGATCGAGTTCTGA
- a CDS encoding MFS transporter, giving the protein MTAPVQPRGRIRSFGFAVVGLGAFTLTASSSAPSPLYPVYQQMWGFSAAMLTVVFAVYVLALLAALVTVGSLSDHVGRRPVIVTALLLLAASMVVFIASPGVGWLILARILQGLAVGAATSALAAAVIEMQPNRHIGPLINTAAPSLGLALGAAGAGVLVQFAPFPTVLSYAVVGVLAVVLAIALIFVPETSPSVGFPSRRDALRSLVPSASVPREVRGRYLLILPSLMSAWALGGLYMSLGPSIVDSVFGIDNRLAAGLAIGTLFTAGTVAATTTARRDPHRIVVLGAVLLATGLAAVITALLTGWVAVYYAGTAVAGFGWGSTFVAAMGVVGSLGRPHERGRIFATTFVVCYFAFSVPAMAAGVAAGSFGLMSTAVGYGVVVAVLALVAGVGVLVRKPKPDSAGMREVPVPARS; this is encoded by the coding sequence ATGACTGCTCCCGTACAGCCCCGCGGCCGTATCCGCTCGTTCGGTTTCGCCGTGGTCGGCCTGGGAGCGTTCACCCTCACCGCGTCGTCGTCGGCACCGTCACCGCTGTATCCCGTCTATCAGCAGATGTGGGGATTCTCCGCGGCGATGCTCACGGTGGTGTTCGCGGTCTACGTGCTCGCACTGCTCGCGGCGCTCGTGACGGTGGGGTCGCTGTCCGACCACGTCGGGCGCAGACCCGTGATCGTGACGGCCCTGCTGCTGCTCGCGGCGAGCATGGTGGTGTTCATCGCCTCCCCGGGCGTGGGGTGGCTGATTCTCGCGCGGATCCTGCAGGGTCTCGCGGTGGGCGCGGCGACGAGCGCGCTGGCCGCCGCCGTGATCGAGATGCAGCCGAACAGACACATCGGCCCGCTGATCAACACCGCGGCGCCGTCGCTCGGCCTCGCGCTCGGCGCGGCGGGAGCGGGCGTGCTCGTGCAGTTCGCGCCGTTCCCGACGGTCCTGAGCTATGCGGTCGTCGGCGTTCTCGCCGTCGTGCTGGCGATTGCGCTGATCTTCGTGCCCGAGACGTCGCCGTCGGTGGGTTTCCCGTCGCGACGCGACGCCCTGCGGAGCCTGGTGCCGAGCGCGTCGGTGCCCCGTGAGGTCCGGGGCCGCTATCTGCTCATCCTGCCCAGCCTGATGTCGGCGTGGGCGCTCGGCGGGCTGTACATGTCGCTGGGACCGTCGATCGTCGACTCGGTGTTCGGTATCGACAACCGTCTCGCTGCGGGCCTGGCGATCGGCACCCTCTTCACGGCGGGCACCGTCGCGGCGACCACCACGGCCCGCCGCGACCCGCATCGCATCGTGGTCCTCGGGGCCGTGCTGCTCGCGACGGGACTGGCCGCGGTGATCACCGCGCTCCTCACGGGATGGGTCGCGGTGTACTACGCGGGTACCGCCGTCGCCGGTTTCGGCTGGGGCTCGACCTTCGTCGCGGCCATGGGCGTCGTCGGCTCGCTCGGCCGACCCCATGAGCGCGGCCGGATCTTCGCGACGACCTTCGTCGTCTGCTACTTCGCGTTCTCGGTGCCCGCGATGGCCGCCGGGGTGGCGGCCGGATCGTTCGGCCTGATGTCCACCGCCGTCGGCTACGGCGTGGTCGTGGCCGTGCTGGCGCTCGTGGCCGGGGTCGGCGTGCTCGTGCGCAAGCCGAAGCCCGACTCCGCCGGGATGCGGGAAGTGCCCGTCCCCGCACGTTCGTAG
- a CDS encoding glutamate racemase: MIVALIDSGLGLLPTSAWLRRLRPDLDLMLSTDPDGAPWGPKSPDWVIGRVVTTARRAVDRGAEVVVLPCNTASVTALEHVRADLGPSVPVVGTVPAVKPAAAACDSVAIWATAATTASRYQANLIEQFANGSEVVGVACHGLADAIDAGDRVAVAAAVASAAERTPRDVQGVVLGCTHYPLVADTITEHLPAGVRLFDSAEAVARQTLRRIDALGRPASGSGRVEVFRSGVPGELPPAATVFAAGRALLAAPGDMRDADVEDATSL; encoded by the coding sequence GTGATCGTTGCGCTCATCGACTCGGGTCTCGGGCTGTTGCCGACGTCCGCGTGGCTGCGACGGTTGCGTCCCGATCTCGACCTCATGTTGTCGACGGATCCCGACGGCGCCCCGTGGGGGCCGAAGTCACCGGACTGGGTGATCGGCCGGGTCGTCACCACCGCCCGCCGCGCCGTCGACCGCGGCGCCGAGGTGGTCGTGCTCCCGTGCAACACCGCATCGGTGACCGCCCTCGAACACGTACGGGCCGATCTCGGCCCGTCGGTGCCCGTGGTGGGCACGGTTCCCGCGGTCAAGCCCGCGGCCGCGGCGTGCGACTCCGTGGCGATCTGGGCCACCGCGGCGACCACCGCGAGCAGGTACCAGGCGAATCTGATCGAACAGTTCGCGAACGGGTCCGAGGTCGTCGGTGTGGCGTGCCACGGACTCGCCGATGCCATCGATGCGGGTGATCGGGTGGCCGTCGCCGCAGCGGTCGCCTCCGCGGCCGAGCGCACCCCTCGGGACGTGCAGGGTGTGGTTCTCGGCTGCACCCACTACCCGCTGGTCGCGGACACCATCACCGAACATCTGCCGGCCGGGGTGCGCCTGTTCGACAGCGCCGAGGCCGTCGCACGGCAGACGCTGCGCCGGATCGATGCGCTCGGGCGACCCGCCTCGGGCTCGGGTCGTGTCGAGGTCTTCCGCAGCGGTGTGCCCGGAGAGTTGCCGCCGGCAGCGACGGTCTTCGCCGCCGGTCGTGCCCTGCTCGCGGCGCCCGGCGACATGCGCGACGCGGACGTCGAGGACGCCACCTCTCTCTGA
- a CDS encoding NAD(P)/FAD-dependent oxidoreductase, whose amino-acid sequence MSNERETESTPERVVVVGAGLAAVRTAEELRRAGYEGELVLVGDETHLPYDRPPLSKEVLRGDRDDTTLRPSEFFEENRIELKLGAAARSVDTAARTLTLTDGTELGYDELVVATGLRPRRIPGLPDLAGVHVLRSLEDSRALREAIVPGARALVVGAGFIGCEVAASLRSREVEVVLVEPQPTPLASVLGAEVGALVTRLHTAEGVDVRAGVGLSEIRGDERVTSAVLGDGSEIEIDLVVLGIGSIPATEWLEGSGVEVENGVVCDGTGRTSTPHVWAVGDVASWQVPAGGRRRIEHWTNAGEQASVLARTIMGVEAGAAAQVPYFWSDQYDIKIQGLGAVTADDTVHVVRDDGRKFLAYYERDGRLVGAVGGGLPALVMKSRAKIAAGAPIDELLAAAV is encoded by the coding sequence GTGTCGAACGAGCGGGAGACCGAGAGTACGCCGGAGCGCGTCGTCGTCGTGGGCGCCGGTCTGGCGGCGGTGCGTACCGCCGAGGAGTTGCGCCGGGCCGGATACGAGGGCGAACTTGTGCTCGTCGGCGACGAGACGCACCTGCCTTACGACCGCCCGCCCCTGTCGAAGGAGGTCCTGCGCGGCGACCGCGACGACACGACCCTCCGCCCGAGCGAATTCTTCGAGGAGAACCGCATCGAGCTGAAGCTCGGTGCGGCGGCCCGTTCGGTCGACACCGCAGCGCGCACCCTCACCCTCACGGACGGCACCGAACTCGGCTACGACGAACTCGTCGTCGCCACGGGTCTGCGGCCCCGCCGCATCCCCGGTCTGCCGGATCTGGCGGGAGTCCATGTCCTGCGGTCGCTCGAGGACAGCCGCGCGCTGCGCGAGGCGATCGTGCCGGGTGCCCGCGCACTGGTGGTCGGCGCCGGATTCATCGGATGCGAGGTCGCGGCGAGCCTGCGGTCGCGCGAGGTCGAGGTCGTGCTGGTCGAACCGCAGCCCACCCCGCTCGCGTCGGTGCTCGGTGCCGAGGTCGGTGCTCTCGTCACGCGGCTGCACACCGCCGAGGGTGTCGACGTGCGCGCCGGCGTCGGTCTGTCGGAGATCCGCGGCGACGAGCGTGTGACCTCCGCGGTCCTCGGCGACGGCAGCGAGATCGAGATCGATCTCGTGGTCCTCGGCATCGGTTCGATCCCGGCCACCGAGTGGCTCGAGGGTTCGGGTGTCGAGGTCGAGAACGGAGTCGTGTGCGACGGCACGGGCCGCACCTCCACCCCGCACGTGTGGGCGGTCGGCGACGTCGCGTCCTGGCAGGTGCCGGCCGGTGGCCGCCGGCGCATCGAGCACTGGACGAACGCCGGTGAGCAGGCATCCGTCCTCGCCAGGACCATCATGGGTGTCGAGGCCGGGGCGGCCGCGCAGGTGCCCTACTTCTGGAGCGACCAGTACGACATCAAGATCCAGGGCCTCGGTGCGGTCACGGCCGACGACACGGTGCACGTCGTGCGCGACGACGGCCGCAAGTTCCTCGCGTACTACGAGCGCGACGGCAGGCTCGTCGGTGCCGTGGGCGGCGGCCTGCCCGCGCTGGTCATGAAGTCGCGCGCGAAGATCGCCGCGGGCGCCCCGATCGACGAGCTGCTCGCGGCAGCGGTATAG